GCCACCCGCGAGCAGCGTTATGAGGCCCAGGGCGCCGGTGACCAGGGTGTGATGTTTGGCTATGCCTGCGACGAGACAGACGTGCTGATGCCCCTGCCCATTCACCTGGCCCACCGCCTGGCCTTCCGCCTGGCTCAGGTGCGCAAGGAGGGCATAGTGCCCGGCCTGCGCCCAGATGGCAAGACCCAGGTCACCATCGAGTACGACGAGCAGGATAGGCCCCGCAAGGTCGATACCGTGCTCATCTCCACCCAGCACGACCCCGATGTCAAGCGCGAATGGCTGGAAGAACAGCTCGCTGCCCATGTGATTAACCCGGTGCTCGACGAAGTCTGCGGCTCTGCCGTAGACCACCAAGCCTACCGACTGCTGGTGAACCCTACTGGCTCCTTCATTATGGGCGGTCCTGCGGCCGATGCAGGCTTGACCGGGCGTAAGATTATTGTCGATACCTACGGCGGGGCGGCCCATCATGGCGGTGGTGCTTTCTCCGGCAAGGATCCTTCCAAGGTTGACCGGTCGGCTGCCTACGCCTCCCGCTGGGTGGCGAAAAACATCGTGGCTGCTGGCCTGGCACGCAAGGTTGAGGTGCAGGTAGCCTACGCTATTGGCGTGGCAGACCCGGTCTCGGTCAACGTAGAAACCTACGGGAGCGAGCAAGGTGTCTCCCGCGAGCAGATTCAAGAGGCTGTGCGCCAGGTCTTTGACTTGCGCCCTGCTGCCATCATCGACGAGCTCGACTTGCTCAGGCCTATTTACTCCAAGACCGCGGCCTACGGGCACTTCGGCCGCACCGACCCAGACTTTACCTGGGAGCAGACCAACAAGGTAGACGAGCTGAAGGCAGTGCTGGGTATCAAGGGCTGACCATGCTGTAAGGGAGGGTTGTGAGTCAACCACAGGCAGAACAGCTGGCGCTCGACGGGCTGGCACCGCGCCGCCGTCGGCCCTCCCGTAAGCGTGAGCCCCAGCAGGCTCAGTCGCAGCCCATCGCCAGGGTGGTGCTCGACGTGCAGGCTCCCCACCTGGGGCAAACTTTTGACTACTTGGTAGCCAGCAAAGACAGCGATACTGCTCAAGCCGGTGCCCTAGTTCGGGTGCGCTTCGGAGGCCAGCGGGTCAACGGTATAATCTGGGAACGGGCCCAATCCAGTGACCTGCCTTCGTCTTCCCTCAAATATATTGAACGAGTTCTGGTGCCCCAAGAGCTCATTTCGGCCTCCATGCGGCGCGACATCAGCGCCATCGCCCAGGCCTATGGGGGTACACGGGCGAACATTTTGCGACTGGCCTTGCCCCCGCGCGTAGCTCGCGTGGACCGAGAACAGGCGGCCGTGCAAGCGGTACCGGCGGCCAGCAATCCCGCCTGGCAGCGGGCGGGGCAGGCTATTGCCGAGCAGATGGAGGCCGAGCTTCAGCAGGACTACCAGCATATTGAGTCGCTCAGCCAGGCTTTCTCCTCAGATGCTTTTACCTCCGTATGCATCGACGCGCTGCCAGGATTAGAGGAGCGCGAACGTCTGCTGGCCTGGAGCGTGGTGCAATCGCTGCTCAACGCTCGCTCAGCAGTGGTGGTGCTGCCCGATGCCCGGCACATGGCGAGTTTGGCCCGCGCTCTTACGGCATTGGGCTTACGCCCCTTCGCGCCCGACCCTGACCCTGACCACGAGGGCGGCTGGGCTGGCGATTTTGTGCTCTTAGGCTCCTCCCTGCCACCGGCCGAGCGCTACCGGTCCTACCGGGCCTTGGCCAGCGGGCAAGTCTCCTGCGTCTTGGGCCTGCGGGCGGCCATGTATGCCCCGGTCGAGGGGCCTGCGCTCTTTGCCATCCTCGACGACGCTGCCTACCAAAATGCGGACGGCATGACACCCTATGCAAATGCGCGCGGGGTGCTGCGCTTGCGGGCCAAACTCCACCAGGGCATATTCGTCAGCCTTGGCCACGCCCGCTCGGCCCGCTCCCAGTGGGAGTGCTCGCCGGATGCGCAAGAGGTTTCCTCGGGTGTGACTGGCCCGGCCCAGAGCGTCGTCCCGGCAGCCCCAGCGCTGTCTGACCGCCTGCCCTGGGTCCGCTGGTTTAACCGCCAGGAGCTGGCCCGCCTGGCTGACCCGGCGATTGGGGCGCGGGTGCCGCATGTGGCTGTGAGCGTGCTCAATCAGGCCCTACAATCAGGCCCGGTCCTGCTGCTTATTCCTCAAGACGGTGTGGAGCAGACGCTCTCCTGCGCCCACTGCCACCGGCAGGCCCGCTGCCCCAAATGCACTGGCCCCTTAAGGCTTGGGGCTCCCGGGCACGCCCCCCGCTGCGCCTGGTGCGGTTCAGCGGCGGTTGGTTGGGCCTGCCCCTCCTGCTCCTGCGAGCAGATGCGCCTGGTCCGTGTAGGGGCTGCGGGCACGGCCCAGGAGCTACGCTTGCTCTTTAGGGGAGTGCCGATTACGATTTCCACCCCCAGCAGCCCAGGGGCATTGTGGAGCAGATCGATGCCCGCCCACGCCTGGTCATTGCTACCGCTGGTGCGGAGCCGCGCGTGATGGCTCCCGGAAAGGATCTTGAGCAAACAGCTGCCTACCAGGCTGTGGCCATATTAGACGCTTGGACCTCCCTCTATGCGCTCGGCGTGGACGCCCGCCTGGACCTCCTGACTGCCTGGATGCGCACCGTAGCCCTGTGCAAGCCCAGGGCTCAAGGCGGTCAAGCCCTGATTCTCGGCGAGAGCGACCCCTCCCTGGTTCAGGCGCTGATGACCTGGCATCCCGACCTCCTGGCCGCGGCCGAGCTTGCAGATAGGGCCCAAACTGGCCTGCCGCCCACCGTTGCCCTGGCCAGCCTATGGGGCAACCGTCAGGCCGTCTCTTGGGCCATCGGGCAGCTGGGAGCCAACCTGGATGGCGACATGGGCCTGCTGGAGGTGGCTGGCGAGCAGATGCCGAGCCTGATGGGGCCGGTGCCTATCGCTCCGCAGTCCAACCTGGCAGTAAAGCCGCTGGAGGGCACTGGCGACCGGGTGCGCGCCCTGGTGCGAGTTCCGGTGGCCCAGCGCGACGAACTGGCCCTCCGCCTGCACCGGATCATCTCTACCTACATGGCTTCGCGGGGGCGCAGCGAGCTTCGGTTCTGCATGGATCCCAAGGACTTAACCTAGCGGGTAGTGGCGGGCTGACGGTCCTAGCAACTTGCGCTCTGCAATCGGCCTGCTGGGGTCGAGGCGGCGTGCTTGCATAGAGGGGTTGAATGGCTCGAACTGTGAGCCGAGCGGGCCGCGCGAGCCAACGAGCAGGCAAGAAGAATAGACAGCAAGAAGCAGTAAAGGTGAGGTGAGTATGAACGGCTATCCAGGTGAGTTGAGTATGCCAGCTGACGAAATTGTGGCGAGCGGCCCAGCCGAAGCGGCTCAAGGGCAGCCTATTAGCAATGTCATCTTTGATTTTGGCAACGTGCTCGTCGATTGGCAGCCGCGAGCCGCCCTCATCAGCCGGTACTCGCAGGAGCGCATCGACCAGATGATGGACAACGACTGTTCAGGCTTTTACGACGGCAACGACATGATGGACGAGGGCTACAAGGGCGACGAGGTGGTGGATTGGATCCGCCAGCAGCACGGCGAACCCTGGGCGAGCATGTTCCGCTACTACTGCGAGAACATGGTTGACGCGCTCACCGGGCCCATACCCGGCGCTCGCAAGCTCGTGGAAGATTTGAAAGCGGCCGGCATTGGCGTCTGGGGGCTGTCAAACTGGTCGGACGAGACTTTTCCCCTGGTTTGGGAGCGCTACGAGGTGCTCCACATGCTCGACGGCAAGGTCGTCTCCGGATTCGTCCACATGCGCAAACCACACACTGACATCTTCCAATTAGCCCTGAAAGAGTTTAGAATCGAAGCAGGCAGCGCCCTGTTTGTGGACGACCTGGGCGTGAATGTCTCAGGAGCGAATTCGGCGGGCATTCGGGGTCTTCGTTTTGAAAATCCTTACGGCCTGCGCACGGCGCTCATTCAGGCAGGCATTTCTATTCCGCAGGTTCAGTAGGCCGCGAAAGAGATCTTCCAGCTGCCGGCCCAAGCAGCTGAGCAATGAGACGAGGATAGGAAAAGTATGAGTAGCCCATTACCAATATTGTTTGCCGGAACCCCCCAAGTGGCTGTGCCGGCCCTGGAATTACTAGCTTCCGACAGTGAACATTTCAAAGTTGTGGCTGTCCTCACTCGGCCCGATGCTCCCCAGGGCAGGGGCAGGAAGCTGGCCCCAAGTCCGGTCAAGGCGGCGGCTGTGGCCCTGGGCATTGACGTGCTGGAATCCAACCCGTCCGACCCTGATTTTCCGCAAACACTTCAGGCTACTGGTGCCCGCTGTGGGGCGGTCGTGGCCTACGGCCGCATCCTTAAGCAGCCGGTTTTGGATGCCCTGGAGGGCGGCTGGTACAACCTGCACTTTTCGCTCCTGCCGCAGTGGCGGGGGGCCGCCCCTGTGCAGCGGGCCCTGTGGTCGGGCGAGCAGATTACTGGTGCCACCGTTTTCCAGCTGACTAAAGGCATGGATGAGGGGCCTATCGTCGCCCAGTCCACGGTGCGCATTGGCGAACACGAGACTTCTGGTGAGCTCTTGGAGCGTCTGGCGCAAGACGGGGCCCACCTGCTGGCGGCGTCTCTGGAGGCCGTGGGGGAGGGGCGGGCCGTGCCGCAGCCCCAGCCCCAGGGAGCCTACGAGATAGCCCGCAAGATTACGACCGAGGACGCACATGTGCGCTTTGACCAGCCAGCTTTCGCGGTGGACCGGCAGATACGAGCCTGCACGCCCGAGCCTGGGGCCTGGTGCCAATATCATGCGGGCCAGGATGCGCAGCCGGTAGTGCTCCATATTCTACGGGCGCAGCCGCTGTCCCAGGCCGATAACGCACCGGGGCAGACCCTGCCGGTCGGCCACCTGCTGGTGGGCAAGCACGCCGTCTGGGTGGGTACCAAAACTCAGCCCCTTGAGCTCTTGGAGGTCAAAGCTGCGGGCAAAAAAGCTATGAAGGCCGCCGATTGGGCGCGCGGTGCCCACTGTGAAGCGGGCGCTTACTGCGATTAAGACGGCCCTGGAGCCAGCCCTGGTCCGGCTCCCGACGCGCTCTTGCGCCACTTTTGAGTTGGGCAAGAGCCCATGACCCGCCCCGCTTGCAGGTCGCTGCTGGTTGAGTAGGATTCAAGGTAAGTGGTGGGCCAGCAGCCGAACCTACACTGGTGCGTGTAGTATGGATTGTTTTGCGCTCCCAGGCGGCCTGTGCCTGCACTGCGGGGCCAGCTGGGAATGCGAGAGCACGGTAGAGAAAGGGTCAGGAACGAGATGGAACTGCGCGATTTGACCGTACAGACAGCCCATATTGCTGTTGAGGCCGGACGTCATGCCCTGCAAGATCAGATTAATCCGCACGACCTGCGCAACCAGATGCGGACCGACAACGATGCCCGTTTCGCCTCCGAGATTGACGACCGGCTCGTGCACTACTGCCGGACTAAAATTTTGGCGGCCGACCCCTGCGACGGATTCTGGGAGGAAGAGGGCTCGGACCGTAAGCCCGGAGGCCGCTACTGGTGCTTAGGGCATATTGACGGCTCGATTAACTATGTGCGCAACATGGCCGAGTGGACCGTGACTATCTCGCTCTTTGAAGTGGACCAAGTGGGCAAGGCTCGGCCGATCCTGGGCATTGTGCACGCGCCCGTCATGGGCTTAACCTACATGGCAGCCCAGGGCCAGGGGGCTATCCGCGTACGCCGGACCATGGTGGGTGACAAGCGGGAAAAAATTATGCCTTCGACCACCAGCACCCTCAAGGGCTCGGTCGTCAGTTTTGGCATGTCCTACTTCCCGCGTGAGTCCGAGCGCGCCCTGAAAACGGTGTCGGCAATGGCTGGACGGCCCGCGGACATTAAGCGGGTAGGACCCACCTCGCTCGACCTGTGCCGGGTGGCTGACGGCTCCTATGACGCCTATTTTGAACCCATGCTGCACTCTTGGGATATTCCAGCTGTCTCGGCTGGGGCGATTGTGGTTTGGGAGGCACAGGGCCGGTTGAGCCAGTGGAACGGCGAGCCGGTTTCTTGGGAGCACAACAACGACGTTGTGGCCTCAAACGGGTTGATTACCGATGAGCTCTCCCAGTACCTGCGCTAGCTTGAGCCGCTTCGCCTGGTAGGACGGCAGCGGCAAGGATCCGCACATATAGCACAGCGCCTGGCCTCTGATGAGTGCCAGGCGCTGTGACGAGTAAGAAAACTTACTTGTTGGACACAGCCTTCTTCAGCAGTGAGCCAGCGGAGATACGCACACCGTAGGATGCGGGAATCTTGATGGTCTCGCCAGTGCGGGGGTTGCGGCCGGTGCGAGCGGCGCGCTTGACGCGCTCTGCAGAGAACAGGCCGGTAAGCTTCAGGCCCTCGCCCGACTTCATGGCCTCGACGAAGACATCCTGGAAGGCGTTGACGGCTGCTTCAGCCTGGGCCTTGGTCAGGTTC
This window of the Bombiscardovia nodaiensis genome carries:
- the metK gene encoding S-adenosylmethionine synthase; amino-acid sequence: MAERRLITAESVTEGHPDKVCDQISDAILDDLIAQDPRSHVAVETSAATGLFLIFGEVSSQGYTDIQQQVRSVLRKIGYTSSQIGLDADSCGVTVSISEQSPEINQGVDRLQGAKESAATREQRYEAQGAGDQGVMFGYACDETDVLMPLPIHLAHRLAFRLAQVRKEGIVPGLRPDGKTQVTIEYDEQDRPRKVDTVLISTQHDPDVKREWLEEQLAAHVINPVLDEVCGSAVDHQAYRLLVNPTGSFIMGGPAADAGLTGRKIIVDTYGGAAHHGGGAFSGKDPSKVDRSAAYASRWVAKNIVAAGLARKVEVQVAYAIGVADPVSVNVETYGSEQGVSREQIQEAVRQVFDLRPAAIIDELDLLRPIYSKTAAYGHFGRTDPDFTWEQTNKVDELKAVLGIKG
- a CDS encoding hypothetical protein (frameshifted, insertion/deletion at around 837512), translating into MSQPQAEQLALDGLAPRRRRPSRKREPQQAQSQPIARVVLDVQAPHLGQTFDYLVASKDSDTAQAGALVRVRFGGQRVNGIIWERAQSSDLPSSSLKYIERVLVPQELISASMRRDISAIAQAYGGTRANILRLALPPRVARVDREQAAVQAVPAASNPAWQRAGQAIAEQMEAELQQDYQHIESLSQAFSSDAFTSVCIDALPGLEERERLLAWSVVQSLLNARSAVVVLPDARHMASLARALTALGLRPFAPDPDPDHEGGWAGDFVLLGSSLPPAERYRSYRALASGQVSCVLGLRAAMYAPVEGPALFAILDDAAYQNADGMTPYANARGVLRLRAKLHQGIFVSLGHARSARSQWECSPDAQEVSSGVTGPAQSVVPAAPALSDRLPWVRWFNRQELARLADPAIGARVPHVAVSVLNQALQSGPVLLLIPQDGVEQTLSCAHCHRQARCPKCTGPLRLGAPGHAPRCAWCGSAAVGWACPSCSCEQMRLVRVGAAGTAQELRLLFRGVPITISTPSSPGALWSRSMPAHAWSLLPLVRSRA
- a CDS encoding hypothetical protein (frameshifted, insertion/deletion at around 837512) encodes the protein MEQIDARPRLVIATAGAEPRVMAPGKDLEQTAAYQAVAILDAWTSLYALGVDARLDLLTAWMRTVALCKPRAQGGQALILGESDPSLVQALMTWHPDLLAAAELADRAQTGLPPTVALASLWGNRQAVSWAIGQLGANLDGDMGLLEVAGEQMPSLMGPVPIAPQSNLAVKPLEGTGDRVRALVRVPVAQRDELALRLHRIISTYMASRGRSELRFCMDPKDLT
- a CDS encoding haloacid dehalogenase, with the translated sequence MNGYPGELSMPADEIVASGPAEAAQGQPISNVIFDFGNVLVDWQPRAALISRYSQERIDQMMDNDCSGFYDGNDMMDEGYKGDEVVDWIRQQHGEPWASMFRYYCENMVDALTGPIPGARKLVEDLKAAGIGVWGLSNWSDETFPLVWERYEVLHMLDGKVVSGFVHMRKPHTDIFQLALKEFRIEAGSALFVDDLGVNVSGANSAGIRGLRFENPYGLRTALIQAGISIPQVQ
- the fmt gene encoding methionyl-tRNA formyltransferase, whose amino-acid sequence is MSSPLPILFAGTPQVAVPALELLASDSEHFKVVAVLTRPDAPQGRGRKLAPSPVKAAAVALGIDVLESNPSDPDFPQTLQATGARCGAVVAYGRILKQPVLDALEGGWYNLHFSLLPQWRGAAPVQRALWSGEQITGATVFQLTKGMDEGPIVAQSTVRIGEHETSGELLERLAQDGAHLLAASLEAVGEGRAVPQPQPQGAYEIARKITTEDAHVRFDQPAFAVDRQIRACTPEPGAWCQYHAGQDAQPVVLHILRAQPLSQADNAPGQTLPVGHLLVGKHAVWVGTKTQPLELLEVKAAGKKAMKAADWARGAHCEAGAYCD
- a CDS encoding inositol monophosphatase, encoding MELRDLTVQTAHIAVEAGRHALQDQINPHDLRNQMRTDNDARFASEIDDRLVHYCRTKILAADPCDGFWEEEGSDRKPGGRYWCLGHIDGSINYVRNMAEWTVTISLFEVDQVGKARPILGIVHAPVMGLTYMAAQGQGAIRVRRTMVGDKREKIMPSTTSTLKGSVVSFGMSYFPRESERALKTVSAMAGRPADIKRVGPTSLDLCRVADGSYDAYFEPMLHSWDIPAVSAGAIVVWEAQGRLSQWNGEPVSWEHNNDVVASNGLITDELSQYLR
- the hup gene encoding integration host factor yields the protein MNKKDTSMAYNKSDLVSKIAQKSNLTKAQAEAAVNAFQDVFVEAMKSGEGLKLTGLFSAERVKRAARTGRNPRTGETIKIPASYGVRISAGSLLKKAVSNK